The Ruminococcus bovis genome includes a region encoding these proteins:
- the rpoB gene encoding DNA-directed RNA polymerase subunit beta, with translation MVDVKPVKLGRNERMSFGKIDEVIQMPHLLDIQRKSYQWFLEEGLREVFKDVSGITDYTGNLVLDFMDYELDVDKPNYSVIECKERDATYSAALRVTARLLNKETGEIKESNVFMGDFPLMTDSGTFVINGAERVIVSQLVRSPGVYYKMDRDKTGKELYSSTVIPNRGAWLEYENDINDVFYVRIDKNRKIPVTVFIRSLIGLEALLKDREEKEMNGEKWNLEDVDLTVIGKDSEIIDIFDMNDMMKATIEKDTTTNAAEGLIEVYKKLRPSEPPTIESAMTHLSNLFFDDRRYDMSRVGRYKYNKKLGIAHRLEGYKLASPIANPRTGEVMALADEVITREKAFEIENAGVTLAYVKSDDDIPVKVISNGMVDINAYVDFDADKECGINEKVRASVLFPILEECETEEELKDALIDNKAELIPNYITIDDIFATINYMNSLAQGIGVTDDIDHLANRRIRCVGELLQNQFRIGFSRLERVIRERMTLQAQDPEALSPNTLINIRPVTAAIKEFFGSSPLSQFMDQNNPLAELTHKRRLSALGPGGLSRDRASFEVRDVHYTHYGRMCPIETPEGPNIGLISYLATFAKINEYGFIEAPYRKIDKETGIVTDEVVYMTADVEDGFKVAQANEPLDENGRFVNKKVVGRCREEFVELAPEEFDFMDISPKMVVSVATSLIPFLENDDANRALMGANMQRQAVPLLVTESPIVGTGMEYKAGVDSGNCILAEEDGIVLSVSADKICVQYDSGRIQNFDVIKFLRSNQSTCINQIPVVDRGQRVVKGEVLADGPATDNGELALGKNALIGFMTWEGYNYEDAVLINEKIVREDMYTSIHIEEHETEARDTKLGPEEITRDIPNVGEDMLKDLDENGIIHIGAEVRSGDILVGKVTPKGETELTAEERLLRAIFGEKAREVRDTSLRVPHGETGIVVDVKVFTREESASELQPGVNKVVRVYLAQKRKLSVGDKMAGRHGNKGVVSRILPQEDMPFLPDGTPLDIVLNPLGVPSRMNIGQVLEVHLGYAAKALGWKIMTPVFDGAHEQDIFQCLKDAGYSEDGKTWLVDGRTGERFDNPVTVGYMYYLKLHHLVDDKIHARSTGPYSLVTQQPLGGKAQFGGQRFGEMEVWALEAYGAAYTLQEILTVKSDDVVGRVKTYESIVKGQNIPTPGIPESFKVLIKELQSLALDVKVLDEDKNEIDLKQHFDDDIPEVANNEETLEEDNVMTSEGMEGFVLDEDSDGEGNMFDENSIVEDNDDMLNFDDFGSDEL, from the coding sequence GTGGTAGATGTCAAACCAGTTAAGCTTGGCAGAAACGAAAGAATGTCCTTTGGTAAGATTGATGAAGTTATCCAGATGCCTCATCTTCTTGATATCCAGAGAAAGTCTTACCAGTGGTTCCTTGAAGAAGGACTAAGGGAAGTCTTTAAAGATGTATCAGGTATTACTGATTACACAGGTAACCTTGTTCTTGACTTTATGGATTATGAGCTGGATGTTGATAAGCCAAATTATTCAGTTATTGAATGTAAAGAAAGAGATGCCACATATTCAGCAGCCCTTAGGGTTACTGCAAGACTGTTAAATAAGGAAACAGGCGAAATCAAGGAATCTAATGTATTCATGGGTGATTTTCCTCTTATGACAGACAGTGGTACATTCGTTATCAACGGTGCAGAAAGAGTTATTGTTTCTCAGCTTGTTAGAAGCCCTGGTGTTTACTACAAGATGGACCGTGATAAGACAGGTAAGGAACTTTATTCCTCAACTGTTATTCCTAACCGTGGTGCTTGGCTAGAATACGAAAACGACATTAACGATGTTTTCTATGTTCGTATTGATAAGAACAGAAAGATTCCTGTAACAGTATTTATCCGTTCATTAATCGGTCTTGAAGCTTTGCTAAAAGACAGAGAAGAAAAGGAAATGAACGGTGAAAAGTGGAACCTTGAAGATGTTGACCTTACTGTAATCGGTAAGGATAGCGAAATCATTGATATCTTCGATATGAACGATATGATGAAGGCTACTATCGAAAAGGATACTACTACTAACGCTGCAGAAGGTCTGATTGAAGTTTACAAAAAGCTAAGACCATCTGAACCTCCAACAATTGAATCTGCTATGACTCATCTATCAAATCTATTCTTTGACGATAGAAGATATGATATGTCAAGAGTAGGTAGATATAAGTACAACAAAAAGCTTGGTATTGCTCACCGTCTTGAAGGTTACAAGTTAGCATCTCCTATTGCTAACCCAAGAACAGGTGAAGTTATGGCTCTTGCTGATGAAGTTATCACAAGAGAAAAGGCTTTTGAAATTGAAAATGCCGGTGTTACACTTGCTTATGTTAAGAGCGATGACGATATTCCTGTAAAGGTTATCTCAAACGGTATGGTTGACATTAATGCTTATGTTGACTTTGATGCTGACAAAGAATGTGGTATTAACGAAAAAGTAAGAGCATCTGTACTTTTCCCAATTCTTGAAGAATGTGAAACAGAAGAAGAGTTAAAGGACGCTCTAATTGATAACAAAGCAGAGCTAATCCCTAACTACATTACTATTGATGATATATTTGCTACTATTAACTATATGAATTCCCTAGCACAGGGTATTGGTGTAACAGACGACATTGACCACCTTGCTAACAGAAGAATCCGTTGCGTAGGTGAACTACTACAGAACCAGTTTAGAATTGGTTTTAGCCGTCTTGAAAGAGTTATCCGTGAAAGAATGACACTTCAGGCTCAAGACCCTGAGGCACTTTCACCAAATACACTAATTAACATTCGTCCTGTAACAGCAGCTATCAAAGAGTTCTTCGGTAGTTCCCCTCTATCACAGTTTATGGACCAGAACAACCCTCTTGCTGAACTAACACATAAGAGAAGACTTTCAGCCCTAGGTCCGGGTGGTCTTTCAAGAGACCGTGCATCATTCGAAGTTCGAGATGTTCACTATACTCACTATGGTCGTATGTGTCCTATCGAAACTCCTGAAGGTCCTAACATCGGTCTAATCTCTTACTTAGCTACTTTTGCAAAGATTAATGAATACGGCTTCATTGAAGCTCCATATAGAAAGATTGATAAAGAAACAGGTATCGTTACTGACGAAGTTGTTTATATGACAGCTGATGTTGAAGATGGTTTCAAGGTTGCTCAGGCTAACGAACCACTTGACGAAAACGGCCGTTTTGTTAACAAGAAGGTTGTTGGTCGTTGCAGAGAAGAATTTGTAGAACTTGCTCCTGAAGAATTCGACTTTATGGATATTTCTCCTAAGATGGTTGTTTCTGTTGCTACATCTCTAATTCCTTTTCTAGAAAACGATGACGCAAACCGTGCTCTTATGGGTGCTAACATGCAGCGTCAGGCTGTGCCTCTACTTGTTACAGAATCTCCTATCGTTGGTACAGGTATGGAATACAAAGCCGGTGTTGACTCAGGTAACTGTATTCTTGCTGAAGAAGACGGTATTGTACTTTCTGTTTCTGCTGACAAGATTTGTGTTCAGTATGACAGTGGTAGAATTCAGAACTTTGATGTAATCAAGTTCCTTCGTTCTAACCAGAGTACTTGTATCAATCAGATTCCTGTTGTTGACAGAGGTCAAAGAGTTGTTAAGGGCGAAGTTCTTGCTGATGGTCCTGCTACAGACAACGGTGAACTTGCTCTTGGTAAGAACGCACTTATCGGATTTATGACTTGGGAAGGTTATAACTACGAAGATGCTGTTCTAATTAACGAAAAGATTGTACGTGAAGATATGTACACATCTATTCATATTGAAGAACATGAAACAGAAGCTCGTGATACAAAGCTAGGCCCTGAAGAAATCACTCGTGACATTCCAAATGTTGGTGAAGATATGCTTAAGGACCTTGACGAAAACGGTATTATCCACATCGGTGCTGAAGTTCGTTCAGGTGATATTCTTGTTGGTAAGGTAACTCCAAAGGGTGAAACTGAACTAACTGCTGAAGAAAGACTACTAAGAGCTATCTTCGGTGAAAAGGCAAGAGAAGTTAGAGATACTTCACTTAGAGTACCTCATGGTGAAACAGGTATAGTTGTTGATGTTAAGGTATTTACTCGTGAAGAAAGTGCTTCAGAACTACAACCGGGTGTTAACAAGGTTGTTAGAGTTTACCTAGCTCAGAAGAGAAAGCTATCTGTTGGTGATAAGATGGCAGGTCGTCATGGTAACAAGGGTGTTGTTTCCAGAATTCTACCTCAGGAAGATATGCCATTCCTACCTGACGGTACTCCACTTGACATTGTTCTAAACCCTCTAGGTGTTCCATCTCGTATGAACATCGGACAGGTTCTTGAAGTTCACCTAGGTTATGCTGCTAAGGCTCTGGGTTGGAAGATTATGACACCGGTATTTGACGGTGCTCATGAACAGGATATTTTCCAGTGTCTAAAAGATGCCGGTTATAGCGAAGACGGTAAAACATGGCTGGTTGATGGCCGTACAGGTGAAAGATTTGATAACCCTGTTACCGTTGGTTATATGTATTACTTGAAGTTGCATCACCTTGTTGATGATAAGATTCATGCTCGTTCAACAGGCCCATACTCACTAGTTACTCAACAGCCACTTGGTGGTAAAGCACAGTTCGGTGGTCAGCGTTTCGGTGAAATGGAAGTTTGGGCACTTGAAGCTTATGGTGCTGCTTATACTCTACAGGAAATCCTAACAGTTAAGTCTGATGATGTTGTTGGTAGAGTTAAAACTTACGAATCAATCGTTAAGGGTCAGAACATTCCTACTCCTGGTATTCCTGAATCATTTAAGGTTCTTATTAAGGAATTACAGTCACTTGCTCTTGATGTTAAGGTACTTGACGAAGATAAGAATGAAATCGACCTAAAGCAACATTTTGATGATGATATTCCTGAAGTTGCTAATAACGAAGAAACCCTTGAAGAAGATAATGTTATGACTTCCGAAGGTATGGAAGGTTTCGTACTAGACGAAGATTCTGATGGCGAGGGTAATATGTTTGATGAAAACTCAATCGTTGAAGATAATGACGATATGTTAAACTTTGATGATTTTGGTTCAGATGAATTATAA